In one window of Comamonas testosteroni DNA:
- the tcuB gene encoding tricarballylate utilization 4Fe-4S protein TcuB, with product MSIQSLQELGKEAQTLATGKVIPIIPAPTETTAEDEVARVMQICNACRYCEGFCAVFPAMTRRLEFGKADVHYLANLCHNCGACLHACQYAPPHEFGINIPKAMAEVRGQTYADYAWPPAMGKLYQKNGLTLSLALVAGLFLFLALAVAAQGGIGQLWSSNLGNNFYNLFPHNLLVGIFAPVFLFVVFALFMGVRRFWKDVKPATSHVDVSGPAAAEAAHDVLRLKYLDGGHGDGCHNEDDAYTLKRRRFHHLTFYGFMLCFAATGLATVYHYVFDLPAPYELPSLPKILGALGGVSLMIGTAGLWMLNRARHPLHGDAKQKPMDLGFIALLFLVAASGLALWLGRTTPALALLLCLHLGAVIALFATLPYGKFAHGVFRTAALLRHNTEKREPSPIGLGAD from the coding sequence ATGAGCATCCAATCCCTGCAAGAACTGGGCAAGGAAGCCCAGACCCTGGCCACCGGCAAGGTCATCCCCATCATTCCTGCACCGACGGAAACCACTGCCGAAGACGAAGTTGCGCGCGTGATGCAGATCTGCAATGCCTGCCGCTACTGCGAAGGTTTTTGCGCCGTGTTCCCGGCCATGACGCGCCGTCTGGAGTTCGGCAAGGCCGATGTGCATTACCTGGCCAATCTCTGCCACAACTGCGGCGCCTGCCTGCATGCCTGCCAGTACGCTCCGCCGCACGAATTCGGCATCAACATCCCCAAGGCCATGGCCGAGGTGCGCGGCCAGACCTATGCCGACTATGCCTGGCCGCCCGCCATGGGCAAGCTCTACCAGAAGAACGGCCTGACCCTGTCCCTGGCACTGGTCGCCGGCCTCTTCCTGTTTTTGGCGCTGGCCGTCGCGGCGCAAGGCGGCATTGGCCAGCTGTGGAGCAGCAATCTGGGCAACAACTTCTACAACCTGTTCCCGCACAATCTGCTGGTCGGCATCTTCGCACCCGTGTTTCTGTTCGTGGTGTTCGCGCTGTTCATGGGCGTGCGCCGCTTCTGGAAGGATGTGAAGCCTGCCACCAGCCATGTGGATGTCAGCGGCCCGGCCGCTGCCGAAGCCGCGCACGACGTGCTGCGCCTGAAATACCTGGACGGCGGCCATGGCGACGGCTGCCACAACGAGGACGACGCGTACACGCTCAAGCGCCGCCGCTTCCACCACCTGACCTTCTACGGCTTCATGCTGTGCTTTGCGGCCACGGGCCTGGCCACGGTCTATCACTATGTCTTCGATCTGCCCGCGCCTTACGAGCTGCCCAGCCTGCCCAAGATTCTGGGCGCACTGGGCGGCGTGAGCCTGATGATCGGCACGGCCGGCCTCTGGATGCTGAACCGCGCCCGCCATCCGCTGCATGGCGACGCCAAGCAAAAGCCCATGGACCTCGGCTTCATCGCCCTGCTGTTCCTGGTGGCCGCCAGCGGTCTTGCGCTATGGCTGGGCCGCACCACGCCGGCGCTGGCTCTGCTGCTGTGCCTGCACCTGGGCGCCGTGATCGCTCTGTTTGCCACCCTGCCCTACGGCAAGTTTGCCCACGGCGTGTTCCGTACGGCTGCGCTGCTGCGCCACAACACCGAAAAGCGCGAGCCCAGCCCCATCGGCCTGGGTGCTGATTGA
- a CDS encoding Bug family tripartite tricarboxylate transporter substrate binding protein — protein sequence MMNKRHFLRATAVAACLLSLGSAAQAAPDWLPNKPVTLVVGFAAGGAADAAARMIAKKLGENIGQTVVVDNKGGAGGNIAHQFVAKAPADGSVLLFGSIGPLTIAPHIMKVGYNPFSDLAPISGGVNFPNVLVVHKGAGVKTLAEFVAKAKKSPGSVDYASTGAGSASHLAGELFNQRAGVEMVHVPYKGGAPALQDLLGERVTSYFAAPPTALPHIETGKLIPLATTGLTRPAYMPNIPTVAEAGFPGFEALNWYAFVAPGKTPTPVLDRWNLEIVKVLKDPGVAEALKVHGLTPQPTTRTEFAAFMKKEYEQWGKVVKERKITQN from the coding sequence ATGATGAACAAACGCCATTTCCTGCGTGCCACGGCCGTGGCCGCCTGCCTGCTGAGCCTGGGCTCGGCGGCGCAGGCCGCCCCCGACTGGCTGCCCAACAAGCCCGTGACCCTGGTCGTGGGCTTTGCCGCTGGTGGAGCCGCTGATGCGGCGGCGCGCATGATTGCCAAGAAGCTGGGCGAGAACATCGGCCAGACCGTGGTGGTGGACAACAAGGGCGGCGCGGGCGGCAATATCGCCCACCAGTTCGTGGCCAAGGCCCCTGCCGACGGCTCGGTGCTGCTGTTCGGCTCCATCGGACCGCTGACGATTGCGCCCCACATCATGAAGGTGGGCTACAACCCCTTCAGCGATCTGGCGCCCATCTCGGGCGGCGTGAACTTCCCCAATGTGCTGGTGGTGCACAAGGGCGCGGGTGTGAAGACCCTGGCCGAGTTCGTGGCCAAGGCCAAGAAGAGCCCCGGCAGCGTGGACTATGCATCCACCGGCGCAGGCTCGGCCTCCCACCTGGCGGGCGAGCTGTTCAACCAGCGCGCCGGTGTGGAGATGGTGCATGTGCCCTACAAGGGCGGCGCACCGGCCCTGCAGGACCTGCTGGGCGAGCGCGTCACTTCCTACTTCGCCGCGCCCCCGACGGCCCTGCCGCACATCGAGACCGGCAAGCTGATTCCGCTGGCCACCACGGGCCTGACGCGCCCCGCCTACATGCCCAATATCCCCACCGTGGCCGAAGCGGGCTTCCCCGGCTTCGAGGCGCTGAACTGGTATGCCTTCGTCGCTCCCGGCAAGACCCCCACGCCTGTGCTGGACCGCTGGAACCTGGAGATCGTCAAGGTGCTCAAGGACCCCGGCGTGGCCGAGGCGCTCAAGGTCCACGGCCTGACACCCCAGCCCACGACCCGCACCGAGTTCGCAGCCTTCATGAAGAAGGAATACGAGCAATGGGGCAAGGTGGTCAAGGAACGCAAGATCACCCAGAACTGA
- a CDS encoding carboxymuconolactone decarboxylase family protein, producing MADIANPIAIPTPRLDFRALAPELYKAQAGLNAQIARSSLGVQLLELVYLRVSQINGCAFCVDMHVRELLSRGEDLQRINSVVVWREVDLFEMRERAALNWAERCTQLSQAHPGQQDFEALRPYFSEREIVELSYAIGCINVWNRLCVGFAAPVEKKPIAA from the coding sequence ATGGCCGACATCGCCAACCCTATCGCCATCCCCACGCCGCGCCTGGACTTCCGTGCGCTGGCCCCCGAGCTCTACAAGGCGCAGGCCGGCCTCAACGCCCAGATCGCGCGCTCCAGCCTCGGTGTGCAACTGCTGGAGCTGGTCTATCTGCGCGTCTCGCAGATCAACGGCTGCGCCTTCTGCGTGGACATGCATGTGCGCGAGCTGTTGTCGCGCGGCGAGGACCTGCAGCGCATCAACAGCGTGGTGGTCTGGCGCGAGGTGGATTTGTTCGAGATGCGCGAGCGCGCCGCGCTGAACTGGGCCGAGCGCTGCACCCAGCTGAGCCAGGCCCATCCCGGACAGCAGGACTTCGAGGCCCTGCGCCCCTACTTCAGCGAGCGTGAAATCGTGGAGCTCAGCTACGCCATCGGCTGCATCAATGTCTGGAACCGTCTGTGCGTGGGCTTTGCGGCGCCGGTGGAGAAAAAACCTATCGCCGCCTGA
- a CDS encoding RNA polymerase sigma-70 factor, which translates to MSPTSHAAPSADAGLQDFERHRPRLFGLAYRMLGQRAEAEDLVQDVWLRWQDSERAAIVQPEAWLVTTATRLAIDRLRRLRVEREHYAGFWLPEPLVQPWTEAAPSAEELLEQAHDVSTALLFVLEQLTPEERAAFLLREVFDADYAEVAQALGRSEAACRQLVHRARAHVKAGRPRFEAPAQAHAELLRRFAQAARGGDLAQIQALFAPDAALISDGGGKVASFGRVLETGRRLALLYFATARRLRRDGQEQTLHLARVNGLPGLVRCVDGQVESVQTLLVEDGLIRRIYTLRNPDKLTRVLVPAA; encoded by the coding sequence GTGAGCCCCACTTCCCACGCTGCGCCGTCCGCCGATGCGGGACTGCAGGATTTCGAGCGCCATCGCCCGCGCCTGTTCGGGCTGGCCTATCGCATGCTGGGCCAGCGGGCCGAGGCTGAGGATCTGGTGCAGGATGTCTGGCTGCGCTGGCAGGACAGCGAGCGCGCCGCCATTGTCCAGCCCGAGGCCTGGCTGGTGACCACGGCCACGCGGCTGGCCATAGACCGGCTGCGGCGCCTGCGTGTGGAGCGCGAGCACTATGCGGGTTTCTGGCTGCCCGAGCCGCTGGTCCAGCCCTGGACCGAGGCCGCTCCCTCGGCCGAGGAGCTACTGGAGCAGGCACACGATGTCTCCACGGCGCTGCTGTTCGTGCTGGAGCAGCTGACGCCCGAGGAGCGCGCGGCCTTTTTGCTGCGTGAGGTCTTCGATGCCGACTATGCCGAAGTGGCCCAGGCGCTGGGCCGCAGCGAGGCCGCCTGTCGCCAGCTGGTGCACCGCGCGCGAGCCCATGTGAAGGCGGGACGGCCGCGCTTCGAGGCGCCGGCACAGGCCCATGCCGAGCTGCTGCGCCGCTTTGCCCAGGCTGCGCGGGGCGGCGATCTGGCGCAGATCCAGGCGCTCTTCGCGCCCGACGCCGCGCTGATCAGCGACGGCGGCGGCAAGGTGGCATCCTTTGGCCGCGTGCTGGAGACCGGGCGCCGTCTGGCGCTGCTGTATTTCGCCACGGCTCGGCGTCTGCGCCGCGACGGCCAGGAGCAGACCCTGCATCTGGCGCGGGTCAACGGCCTGCCGGGGCTGGTGCGCTGCGTGGACGGCCAGGTGGAGTCGGTGCAGACGTTGCTGGTCGAGGACGGACTGATCCGGCGCATCTACACGCTGCGCAATCCAGACAAGCTGACCCGCGTGCTGGTGCCAGCGGCCTGA
- a CDS encoding gamma-glutamyltransferase family protein: MTNLVKDWTLPYASHRSPVLGRNVVSTSQPLAAQAGLSMLLAGGNAVDAALAAAMTLTVVEPTGCGIGSDGFAIVWDGKELHGLNASGRSPAGWTPDYFARLGGIPEKGWNAVTVPGAVSAWVALSKRFGKLPFAQVAQPAIAYARHGFAVSPTIATLWELGGQKLGDQPGFAECFLPGGRAPRAGEVFRSEAHARTLEEIAETLGESFYRGALARKMVEHARACGGVMSEQDLAAHQADWVGTVSQKFGDSVIHEIPPNGQGIAALMALGMLDELGVGGDAIGAQPLDGVDSVHLQIEAMKLAFADLHQYNADLEHMRVTPAQLLERDYLRERARLIDPKRAGAPGCGAPRPGGTVYLAAADASGMMVSFIQSNYMGFGSGVVVPGTGISLQNRGHGFTTEAGHANQVGPRKRPSHTIIPAFAMHADGTPQMAFGVMGGPMQSQGHLQMALRVLRYGQNPQAAADAPRWRVTGGKGVAVEPSFDTAVVEQLRARGHEVSVEAGHGVFAFGGAQLVLRDGEHYIAGSDPRKDGCAVGY, encoded by the coding sequence ATGACCAACCTTGTCAAGGACTGGACGCTTCCCTATGCCTCACACCGCTCGCCGGTGCTGGGGCGCAATGTGGTCAGCACTTCGCAGCCGCTGGCCGCGCAGGCCGGCCTGTCCATGCTGCTGGCCGGCGGCAACGCCGTGGATGCGGCGCTGGCCGCAGCGATGACGCTCACGGTGGTCGAGCCCACGGGCTGCGGCATTGGCAGCGACGGCTTTGCCATCGTCTGGGACGGCAAGGAGCTGCATGGCCTCAACGCCTCGGGCCGCTCGCCTGCGGGCTGGACGCCCGACTACTTTGCCCGCCTCGGCGGCATACCCGAGAAGGGCTGGAATGCCGTGACCGTGCCCGGTGCAGTGTCGGCCTGGGTGGCGCTGTCCAAGCGCTTCGGCAAGCTGCCCTTCGCGCAGGTGGCCCAGCCCGCCATAGCCTATGCGCGCCACGGTTTCGCGGTCTCGCCCACGATTGCCACGCTGTGGGAGCTGGGCGGCCAAAAGCTGGGCGACCAGCCCGGCTTTGCTGAGTGCTTTCTGCCTGGTGGCCGCGCTCCCCGGGCCGGAGAAGTGTTCAGGAGCGAAGCTCATGCGCGCACGCTGGAGGAGATCGCCGAGACCCTGGGCGAGTCCTTTTACCGTGGCGCGCTGGCCAGGAAGATGGTCGAGCATGCGCGGGCCTGCGGCGGCGTGATGAGCGAGCAAGACCTGGCCGCGCACCAGGCCGACTGGGTGGGAACGGTGTCGCAGAAGTTCGGCGATTCGGTGATCCACGAGATTCCGCCCAACGGTCAGGGCATTGCCGCGCTGATGGCGCTGGGCATGCTCGATGAGCTGGGTGTGGGTGGTGATGCGATCGGCGCGCAGCCGCTGGACGGCGTGGACAGCGTGCACCTGCAGATCGAGGCCATGAAGCTGGCCTTTGCCGACCTGCACCAGTACAACGCCGACCTGGAGCATATGCGTGTCACCCCCGCCCAGCTGCTGGAGCGCGACTACCTGCGTGAACGCGCCCGTCTCATAGACCCGAAGCGGGCCGGTGCCCCGGGCTGCGGCGCGCCCCGGCCCGGCGGCACGGTCTACCTGGCGGCGGCCGATGCCAGCGGCATGATGGTCTCCTTCATCCAGTCCAACTACATGGGCTTTGGCTCGGGCGTGGTTGTGCCGGGCACGGGCATCAGCCTGCAGAACCGCGGCCACGGCTTTACCACCGAGGCCGGTCATGCCAACCAGGTCGGCCCGCGCAAGCGTCCCTCGCACACCATCATTCCGGCCTTTGCCATGCATGCCGATGGCACGCCGCAAATGGCGTTCGGCGTCATGGGCGGACCCATGCAGAGCCAGGGCCATCTGCAGATGGCCCTGCGCGTGCTGCGCTACGGCCAGAACCCGCAGGCTGCGGCCGATGCACCGCGCTGGCGCGTGACCGGCGGCAAGGGCGTGGCCGTGGAACCGTCCTTCGATACCGCCGTGGTTGAACAGCTGCGCGCACGCGGCCATGAGGTCAGCGTCGAGGCCGGCCACGGCGTGTTCGCCTTTGGCGGCGCCCAGCTGGTGCTGCGTGACGGCGAGCACTACATTGCGGGTTCCGATCCGCGCAAGGATGGGTGCGCGGTGGGGTATTGA
- a CDS encoding Bug family tripartite tricarboxylate transporter substrate binding protein, which translates to MRARFTVSTTRRQWLQAAAAVAGGLLVLPALAQGEAAWPSRPVRVIVPFPASGATDLVARVIAQRVSQELGQQLVIDNRPGAGGTIGTAEAAKAAADGYTLLFTTSSTHAISPHLMPRLAYKADKDFSPIAHTADAASVLLVTPSLPVKSVQELIAYAKANPGKLNYATSGNGTIVHLNTAAFAAQAGLQLAHVPYKGTAQSITDLAAGQVHLLFDSIPTGMPHVASGRLRALAVTGDRRSTLAPNLPTVAESGLPGYSSVTWFGLYGPAGMKPELVGRINQAFNRAIQNPEVIASLAKQGVEPAKPQTPAQFAAMVQADSARWAKVIRDNHITLE; encoded by the coding sequence ATGCGGGCACGGTTTACTGTTTCAACGACGCGTCGCCAGTGGCTCCAAGCCGCTGCGGCCGTGGCCGGCGGCTTGCTGGTCTTGCCGGCCCTGGCCCAGGGCGAGGCCGCCTGGCCCAGCCGACCGGTGCGCGTGATCGTGCCGTTTCCGGCCAGCGGCGCTACCGATCTGGTGGCACGCGTGATCGCGCAGCGCGTATCGCAGGAGCTGGGCCAGCAGCTAGTCATCGACAACCGGCCCGGCGCTGGCGGCACCATAGGCACGGCCGAGGCTGCCAAGGCGGCGGCCGACGGCTACACGCTGCTGTTCACCACCAGCAGCACGCATGCCATCTCGCCGCATCTGATGCCCAGGCTGGCCTACAAGGCAGACAAGGACTTCAGCCCCATCGCGCATACGGCGGACGCGGCCAGCGTGCTGCTGGTCACGCCCTCGCTGCCGGTCAAGAGCGTTCAGGAGCTGATCGCCTATGCCAAGGCCAACCCCGGCAAGCTCAACTACGCCACCAGCGGCAATGGCACCATCGTGCACCTGAACACCGCCGCCTTTGCTGCGCAGGCCGGCCTACAGCTCGCCCATGTGCCCTACAAGGGCACGGCCCAGTCGATCACCGATCTGGCGGCAGGCCAGGTGCACCTGCTGTTCGACTCCATCCCCACGGGCATGCCCCATGTGGCCAGTGGCCGCTTGCGCGCCCTGGCTGTGACCGGCGACAGGCGCAGCACGCTGGCTCCGAATCTGCCCACGGTGGCCGAATCGGGCCTGCCGGGCTATTCCTCGGTCACCTGGTTCGGCCTCTACGGCCCGGCCGGCATGAAGCCCGAGCTGGTCGGCCGGATCAACCAGGCCTTCAACCGCGCCATCCAGAATCCCGAGGTGATCGCCAGCCTGGCCAAGCAGGGCGTGGAGCCCGCCAAGCCGCAGACCCCCGCGCAGTTTGCCGCCATGGTGCAGGCCGACAGCGCGCGCTGGGCCAAGGTCATCCGGGACAACCACATTACTTTGGAATAA
- a CDS encoding LysR family transcriptional regulator, giving the protein MPESRHLLLQDTALRYFHEVAQCGSLSEASARLHVAASAISRQIAALEARLGTPLFERHPRGMVLNAAGEILADHARRAGLDAERALDEIKALQGLRSGKVRIASSDAFASEFLPRLCAAFQREHSGIVFEVAVLPTHEVSGAVRTGIADIGLCFSRAPEPGIAVACRVAAPVLALVASSHELAQERSVALARLVRYPLALTPPSTAVRQLLDAACSRQGLMLAPALESNHGKTLLNFAAQGTAVAVASEIAARDMVATGALVAVALSDRGMDLRDIEVQTLAGRTLPHAAQSFLELLQLRLPAAW; this is encoded by the coding sequence ATGCCCGAGTCCCGCCATTTGCTGCTCCAAGACACCGCGCTGCGCTACTTCCACGAAGTCGCGCAATGCGGCTCGCTGAGCGAGGCCTCGGCAAGGCTGCATGTGGCGGCCTCGGCCATCAGCCGCCAGATCGCGGCGCTGGAGGCGCGGCTGGGGACGCCGCTGTTCGAGCGCCACCCACGCGGCATGGTGCTCAACGCCGCCGGCGAGATCCTGGCCGATCATGCGCGCCGCGCGGGGCTGGACGCGGAGCGCGCTCTGGACGAGATCAAGGCCCTGCAAGGCCTGCGCAGCGGCAAGGTGCGCATTGCCAGCTCCGATGCCTTCGCCAGCGAATTCCTGCCGCGCCTGTGCGCGGCCTTCCAGCGCGAGCACAGCGGCATCGTCTTCGAGGTGGCGGTGCTTCCCACGCACGAGGTTTCCGGGGCCGTGCGCACCGGCATCGCCGACATAGGCCTGTGTTTCAGCCGGGCCCCGGAGCCCGGCATCGCCGTCGCCTGCCGCGTGGCCGCGCCCGTGCTGGCGCTGGTGGCATCCAGCCATGAGCTGGCACAAGAGCGCAGCGTGGCACTGGCCAGGCTGGTGCGCTATCCGCTGGCACTGACGCCGCCCAGCACGGCCGTGCGCCAGTTGCTGGACGCAGCCTGCAGCCGCCAGGGGCTGATGCTGGCTCCGGCCCTGGAGAGCAATCACGGCAAGACGCTGCTGAACTTTGCGGCCCAGGGCACGGCGGTTGCCGTGGCCAGCGAAATCGCCGCCCGCGACATGGTGGCCACAGGCGCGCTCGTGGCCGTGGCGCTCAGCGACCGCGGCATGGATCTGCGCGATATCGAGGTGCAGACCCTGGCCGGCCGCACGCTGCCGCATGCGGCGCAGTCCTTTCTGGAGCTTTTGCAGCTGCGCCTGCCCGCCGCCTGGTAA
- a CDS encoding DMT family transporter has protein sequence MSVASLIRLMTLSALWGGSFLFMRVAVPHLGAVPTALGRGLFSALGLGAALFAMGFRPRLGRYLWPLLGLGAINSGIPFLMYALAAQVLPSGYSAIFNAATPLVATVVGALVFAEAITPARVAAVVLGIGGVAVLAQAGPLDLSTAVLGGMAACFVATVCYAFSSYLTLRLVGADASVDTRAAVFISQLGALMVLTPALLIDIALEPGMLARLQAAPLLAWGNVALLGLLSTALAYVLYFRLIADEGPHKALTVTFIVPVFAVLWGWVLLDETLTVAHAMGGGLIALSLWLVLRPKAD, from the coding sequence ATGTCTGTAGCCAGCCTGATCCGACTCATGACACTGTCCGCCCTCTGGGGCGGCAGTTTTTTATTCATGCGCGTGGCCGTACCCCATCTGGGGGCTGTGCCCACGGCCTTGGGACGCGGCCTGTTTTCGGCGCTGGGCCTTGGCGCGGCGTTGTTTGCCATGGGTTTCCGGCCCAGGCTGGGACGCTATCTTTGGCCCTTGCTGGGGCTGGGGGCCATCAATTCCGGCATCCCCTTTCTCATGTACGCGCTGGCGGCCCAGGTGCTGCCATCGGGCTATAGCGCCATCTTCAATGCCGCCACGCCGCTGGTGGCTACCGTGGTGGGGGCGCTGGTGTTTGCCGAGGCGATCACGCCCGCGCGCGTGGCTGCCGTGGTGCTGGGGATTGGCGGCGTGGCCGTGCTGGCACAGGCCGGGCCGCTGGATCTCAGCACCGCCGTGCTGGGCGGCATGGCGGCCTGTTTTGTTGCCACGGTCTGCTATGCGTTTTCCAGCTATCTGACGCTCAGGCTTGTGGGTGCCGATGCGAGCGTGGACACGCGCGCTGCCGTTTTCATCAGCCAGCTCGGTGCATTGATGGTGCTGACGCCGGCGCTGCTCATCGACATCGCGCTGGAGCCCGGCATGCTCGCCAGGCTGCAGGCCGCGCCGCTGCTGGCATGGGGCAATGTGGCGCTGCTGGGCCTGTTGAGCACGGCGCTGGCCTATGTGCTGTACTTCAGGCTGATTGCCGACGAGGGCCCGCACAAGGCGCTGACCGTGACCTTCATCGTGCCCGTGTTTGCCGTGCTCTGGGGCTGGGTCCTGCTCGACGAGACCTTGACCGTTGCACATGCCATGGGGGGCGGGCTGATTGCGCTGTCGCTCTGGCTGGTGCTGCGCCCCAAGGCGGATTGA
- a CDS encoding NUDIX hydrolase has translation MPAMPNRWKPNVTVSAIIERDGRFLLVEEQTADGLRLNTPAGHLDPSESPVDACVREVMEETAYSFTPTALVGIYMNRFVRTRTGSDITYLRFAFTGDLGMHHAQRHLDDGIVRSVWLSLDELKATEHLHRSPIVLESVGDYLAGQRYDIGLIHADASIYKVPQLTRPVPEEAGATLDDVLVQIH, from the coding sequence ATGCCGGCCATGCCCAATCGCTGGAAACCCAATGTGACTGTCTCGGCCATCATCGAACGCGATGGCCGTTTTTTGCTGGTGGAAGAACAAACGGCGGATGGACTGCGTCTGAACACGCCGGCCGGTCATCTCGACCCCTCCGAAAGCCCTGTCGATGCCTGTGTGCGCGAAGTCATGGAAGAGACGGCCTACAGCTTCACGCCCACGGCCCTGGTCGGCATCTACATGAACCGCTTTGTGCGCACGCGCACGGGCTCGGACATCACCTATCTGCGCTTTGCCTTCACGGGCGATCTGGGCATGCACCATGCCCAGCGCCATCTGGACGATGGCATCGTGCGCAGCGTCTGGCTCTCTCTCGACGAGCTCAAGGCCACCGAGCATCTGCACCGCAGCCCCATCGTGCTGGAGTCGGTGGGCGATTATCTGGCCGGCCAGCGCTATGACATAGGCCTCATCCATGCCGATGCCAGCATCTACAAGGTGCCGCAGCTGACGCGCCCGGTACCTGAAGAGGCCGGTGCCACGCTGGACGATGTGCTGGTGCAGATTCACTGA
- a CDS encoding GNAT family N-acetyltransferase → MPESMPIQLRALGVDDVDALLRIQEHCYGADFAESREVFVRRLRTAGHCSWAAEQGGELVAYLAAYWSRPGAITPLNGDFADYDDASVLYLHDMAVSEAAAGQGLAGRMVQALKAQARARGVQRTALVSVQGSRLYWERQGYAVQSVTNAVQQQHLDSYGEGALYMVGFI, encoded by the coding sequence ATGCCGGAGTCGATGCCAATCCAGCTGCGCGCGCTGGGCGTGGATGATGTGGATGCCCTGCTGCGCATACAGGAGCATTGCTATGGCGCGGACTTTGCCGAGTCGCGCGAGGTGTTTGTGCGCCGTTTGCGCACCGCCGGGCATTGTTCCTGGGCGGCCGAGCAAGGGGGCGAACTGGTGGCCTATCTGGCCGCCTACTGGTCGCGCCCCGGGGCCATCACGCCGCTCAACGGCGACTTTGCCGACTATGACGACGCCAGCGTGCTCTATCTGCACGATATGGCCGTGTCCGAGGCTGCCGCCGGCCAGGGCCTGGCGGGGCGCATGGTCCAGGCCCTGAAGGCCCAGGCCAGAGCGCGCGGCGTGCAGCGCACGGCACTGGTTTCGGTGCAGGGCTCACGGCTTTACTGGGAGCGTCAAGGCTATGCGGTCCAGTCCGTGACAAATGCTGTGCAACAACAACATTTGGACAGTTATGGCGAGGGCGCGCTCTATATGGTGGGATTTATCTGA
- a CDS encoding DUF2061 domain-containing protein — protein sequence MTRLIKTLRQNQLTLTKTASYYVIHITVAACVAYAVTGNLIASLTLSLLEPTVQAFAFFFHEKVWERRLKKREQQALAGQALSA from the coding sequence ATGACACGCTTGATCAAGACATTGCGCCAGAACCAGCTCACGCTGACCAAGACTGCCAGTTACTACGTGATCCACATCACCGTGGCCGCCTGCGTCGCCTATGCCGTGACCGGCAATCTGATTGCCTCGCTGACGCTGAGCCTGCTGGAGCCCACGGTTCAGGCCTTTGCCTTCTTCTTCCATGAAAAAGTCTGGGAGCGCCGCCTGAAGAAACGTGAACAGCAAGCGCTTGCGGGACAAGCGCTGAGCGCCTGA